From the Candidatus Bathyarchaeota archaeon genome, one window contains:
- a CDS encoding ABC transporter ATP-binding protein, with the protein MAEPMIQTQQLTKHYGKFVAVDNLDLTVNQGDIVGFLGQNGAGKTTTLLMLMGLSVPTSGTATVGGYDVVKESKKVRTVAGLLPEGAGYYEELTAKQNLDYICQLNDVPQSEIQARADELLEAVSLSEWADTKVEKFSRGMKQRLGIAEVLVKQPKVAFFDEPTIGLDPKGTKEVRDMLLKLNKEYGLTILLSSHLLHDVQQTCQKVLIIRKGKLIAADTIENLSNKLRSGENMTIEFELTQISPKLVSELEAIKNVEAVTQENHRLYVKMMENMAREVSETIVKNESTILLMKPKEHSLEEVFLKYYEGD; encoded by the coding sequence ATGGCGGAACCAATGATACAAACGCAGCAGCTAACAAAGCATTACGGCAAATTCGTGGCAGTTGACAACTTGGATTTGACGGTGAACCAAGGAGATATCGTGGGGTTCTTGGGTCAAAACGGTGCAGGAAAAACTACGACGCTGCTAATGCTCATGGGATTGTCCGTGCCCACTTCGGGAACCGCTACCGTAGGAGGCTATGACGTCGTCAAGGAATCCAAAAAAGTGCGCACCGTAGCGGGGCTCTTGCCTGAAGGCGCAGGATACTACGAAGAGTTAACGGCAAAACAGAACCTTGACTACATCTGCCAGCTAAACGATGTCCCACAGTCAGAGATACAAGCCCGCGCAGATGAACTGCTTGAAGCCGTAAGCCTATCAGAATGGGCAGATACAAAAGTCGAAAAGTTCTCTCGCGGCATGAAACAGCGCCTAGGCATCGCGGAGGTTCTGGTTAAACAGCCAAAAGTCGCCTTCTTTGACGAACCCACCATTGGCTTAGACCCCAAAGGCACAAAAGAAGTCCGCGACATGCTCCTAAAACTCAACAAAGAATACGGCTTAACCATACTCTTATCCTCTCACCTGCTACATGACGTCCAGCAAACCTGCCAAAAAGTCCTCATCATACGCAAAGGAAAACTCATCGCCGCAGACACCATAGAAAACCTGTCAAACAAACTAAGAAGCGGAGAAAACATGACAATTGAGTTTGAATTAACCCAGATAAGCCCCAAACTGGTTTCTGAACTGGAAGCAATCAAAAACGTGGAAGCCGTCACGCAGGAAAACCACAGGTTATACGTTAAGATGATGGAAAATATGGCTAGGGAAGTTTCTGAAACTATCGTTAAGAATGAGTCCACGATTTTGTTGATGAAACCAAAAGAGCACAGTTTAGAAGAGGTATTCCTCAAATATTACGAGGGAGACTAA
- a CDS encoding TIGR04084 family radical SAM/SPASM domain-containing protein, producing MFFHVVVTNECNLQCRYCFGEMMEDFEEDFGEFELDYELPRHLDYPVELLSKFCAKDPQCVLTFYGGEPLCNMEAVRQIMDGVEPKHFMMQTNGLLLDQLEPKYVNRLHTLLVSIDGDEALTDYYRGKGTFRKVIDNLKLLKANGFGGELIARVTVMEQTDIYGQVRWLLDNSEFSFSSVHWQLNAGFWGNDYSRRNFKEWSQQSYMPGIEKLAQLWVEYMQQKGVVLKLYPFLGIANSLLNGEKEALMRCGAGWVNYAIQTDGYITPCPTMWGMKQYYLGHICDADPLQLRKVFVEESPCKNCDSLNMCGGRCLYANITKRWSDPQYTEICTTIKNLINTIQTQIPQIKQLIHENKITLNDFDFLKYNGCEIIP from the coding sequence ATGTTCTTTCACGTAGTGGTCACCAACGAATGTAATTTGCAGTGCCGTTACTGTTTTGGGGAGATGATGGAAGATTTTGAGGAGGACTTTGGCGAGTTTGAACTCGATTATGAGTTGCCGCGGCACTTAGATTATCCTGTGGAGTTGCTGTCGAAGTTTTGCGCAAAAGACCCCCAGTGCGTTTTGACGTTTTACGGAGGCGAACCGCTATGCAACATGGAGGCGGTTAGGCAGATTATGGATGGCGTTGAACCCAAGCATTTTATGATGCAGACAAACGGGTTGCTGCTTGACCAGTTAGAGCCAAAATACGTGAACCGCCTGCACACATTGCTGGTTTCTATAGACGGCGACGAAGCCCTAACTGATTACTACCGCGGAAAAGGAACATTTCGAAAAGTCATCGACAACCTCAAACTGCTCAAAGCGAACGGGTTTGGGGGCGAATTGATTGCGCGGGTAACAGTTATGGAGCAAACCGACATTTACGGGCAGGTTAGGTGGCTTTTGGACAACTCGGAGTTTAGTTTTTCGAGTGTGCATTGGCAGCTCAACGCGGGTTTTTGGGGCAACGACTACTCGCGGCGCAACTTCAAAGAGTGGAGCCAGCAAAGCTACATGCCAGGCATAGAAAAACTCGCGCAGCTATGGGTTGAGTACATGCAACAAAAAGGAGTGGTGCTAAAGTTGTATCCGTTTTTGGGCATAGCCAACTCGCTTCTAAACGGTGAGAAAGAGGCGCTGATGCGGTGTGGTGCGGGCTGGGTAAACTATGCCATACAAACCGACGGCTACATCACGCCGTGTCCAACCATGTGGGGCATGAAACAGTATTATCTGGGGCACATCTGCGACGCCGACCCGTTGCAGCTGCGCAAAGTCTTTGTCGAAGAGTCGCCCTGCAAAAACTGCGACAGCCTAAACATGTGCGGAGGACGCTGCCTGTACGCCAACATCACCAAACGCTGGAGCGACCCGCAATACACAGAAATCTGCACCACCATCAAAAACCTAATCAACACCATACAAACCCAAATCCCCCAAATCAAACAACTCATACACGAAAACAAAATAACCCTAAACGACTTCGACTTCCTCAAATACAACGGCTGTGAAATAATCCCTTAA
- a CDS encoding MFS transporter — protein sequence MNRKDTSRIVMMTKGSKGINLRTTAGAIFVVANAFIWYFYAFNWLVGTMDSAALTSSESILVWGVNLLGISISAFAATLIKLRSRTKFLLYWILLGAVISTMPLMINTTAFMDIILVAVVFGVYFGFGMPICMGYYAAVTKTNNRSRIGGITFLMIGLGFFALGNLGVTQLELDVLILIIWRVAGFLIFLPLKTQFTKNEQKEKHPSYLTIISNRPFLLYFVPWLMLSLVNYIATPVITNLFGSTGTDFVRSFSIIESILMGVFAVVGGFLADRFGRKRLAIIAFATLGIGYAVLGMFPYATLSWYTYTVLDGVSWGFLYTLFLITIWGDLAQNQKSEKFYAIGSLPFLFANFMRFFVGSYISGPTTGSEIFPLASFFLFIAVLPLVYAPETLPEKVMKSRDLQSYVEKAKSKAHKEREKMQKEKTKEAPEEEPATDEEGENGEEYDEAQRLAEKYY from the coding sequence TTGAACAGAAAGGATACTTCACGAATCGTAATGATGACTAAGGGCAGTAAAGGAATAAATCTACGAACCACAGCAGGAGCCATATTTGTAGTTGCTAATGCATTCATTTGGTATTTTTATGCTTTTAATTGGCTTGTAGGAACCATGGATAGCGCTGCATTAACCAGCAGTGAATCCATTTTAGTTTGGGGCGTTAACCTTTTGGGCATAAGCATCTCCGCTTTTGCGGCAACGCTGATAAAACTTCGGAGCAGAACAAAGTTTTTGCTTTACTGGATATTACTGGGCGCAGTTATCTCTACAATGCCTTTGATGATTAACACAACAGCATTTATGGACATAATTTTGGTTGCGGTAGTATTTGGTGTTTACTTTGGGTTTGGCATGCCAATTTGCATGGGCTACTACGCTGCCGTCACAAAAACCAATAATCGTTCGAGAATCGGCGGAATCACATTCCTTATGATTGGATTAGGATTCTTTGCACTAGGAAATTTGGGCGTAACCCAACTGGAACTGGATGTTCTGATTCTAATCATCTGGAGAGTAGCGGGTTTTCTAATTTTTCTTCCCCTAAAAACACAGTTCACAAAAAATGAACAAAAAGAAAAACATCCATCCTACCTTACAATCATCTCCAACAGACCATTTCTCTTGTACTTCGTTCCATGGCTAATGCTCTCTCTTGTAAACTACATAGCCACTCCAGTCATCACAAACCTGTTTGGCTCCACAGGAACTGATTTTGTGCGGTCGTTCTCGATAATTGAGAGCATCTTGATGGGAGTATTTGCTGTAGTTGGAGGGTTCTTAGCTGACAGATTTGGGCGTAAACGGTTAGCGATTATAGCTTTTGCGACGTTGGGCATAGGCTATGCAGTACTGGGCATGTTTCCCTATGCAACTTTGAGCTGGTACACTTACACAGTTTTAGATGGCGTCTCATGGGGTTTTCTATACACCCTTTTCCTCATAACTATCTGGGGCGACTTGGCGCAAAACCAGAAAAGCGAAAAATTCTACGCCATTGGCAGTTTGCCGTTTTTGTTTGCTAATTTTATGCGGTTTTTTGTAGGTTCGTACATTTCAGGTCCCACGACGGGGTCAGAGATTTTTCCGCTGGCTAGTTTCTTCTTGTTTATAGCGGTGTTGCCGTTGGTGTATGCACCTGAAACGTTGCCTGAAAAGGTTATGAAAAGCCGTGACCTGCAAAGTTACGTGGAGAAGGCGAAGTCAAAGGCGCATAAAGAGCGTGAAAAGATGCAAAAAGAGAAAACCAAAGAAGCCCCTGAAGAAGAACCCGCTACGGATGAAGAAGGGGAAAATGGCGAGGAATACGATGAAGCGCAGCGGTTGGCGGAAAAATACTATTAA
- a CDS encoding NEW3 domain-containing protein, whose product MIHKKPSSKTMALVTLFLFCTTLFLSPLTIVGSAYGQTQTTHVFGSVVTEDGVGIGDVTVEILTNGRFVAGIKTNSEGVFVTPEIEFGSYTFQFSKVGYKEASTTVVIDTFDQIIQSVALHPGLSISASVLQIIAEQGETVTIPFTVRYEGAEGVESVEFAVSTSHEMLTRILQGTYEVNQIEMASGQSVTLQLETTIPSAVTENTRYNISLTAIGKTNASKTFTVAVYTEGAETEVSGTVVDSQGVGMADVSVEAYSGDVLVADATTYGDGSFNLGLTSSNSYSLKFSKPGYVEYTKMVSVSAADSQIVLSEVVLSKVLWLTSSILGTAANPGDTLVLPFMASNVGSEIEPVGFSAVVPAGWAAKVMDNGGHRILETSLSPSSNANLQLEVEIPLDANGSYEVTLTASGEVGTTLTFTVQVEPADDSMLNCAYPGKSSNAGDFVRFEMALTNPFSVDMRFKLSVDQVPENWTAFMKSTDGDYLTEVLLEADQTVNLVLEVKSPSSALTNQTYELSANAEAVNQGITDTISVTVTVTELANEITLTAKLPEVAVEAGNSVSYPLTVSNMGTTDRYLLLSVEPPANWKAVFRLGDVEVTRLYLYGGNSSDLTVIVTPPSSVALDTYTFPVKIKSESGVVLTEANLTTTVVGSYRLDMSLSTYMATANSGESATFTATITNSGYTTLTDLSMNITLPADGWSVNISPVNVEMLKSRESATFNVEVTTPENTVAGDYMVSVKGESNQMGSGVTQVRLTVAASTSWGLYGIAIAAVFIILLIAVFWKFKRR is encoded by the coding sequence ATGATTCACAAAAAACCATCCAGCAAAACTATGGCACTCGTAACACTTTTTCTTTTCTGTACCACGCTCTTCCTGTCTCCTTTGACAATTGTGGGGTCAGCGTATGGTCAAACTCAGACAACACATGTTTTTGGTTCAGTTGTAACTGAAGACGGCGTTGGAATAGGGGATGTTACTGTCGAGATTCTCACTAATGGTCGCTTTGTTGCAGGCATCAAAACGAATTCAGAAGGAGTTTTTGTGACTCCAGAAATTGAATTTGGAAGTTATACGTTCCAGTTTAGTAAAGTGGGATACAAAGAAGCTTCAACAACGGTTGTTATAGACACTTTTGACCAAATCATTCAGTCGGTTGCTTTGCATCCTGGGTTGAGTATTTCTGCGTCTGTTTTACAAATTATTGCTGAACAAGGCGAAACAGTTACTATTCCGTTTACTGTGAGATATGAAGGCGCTGAAGGCGTTGAAAGCGTAGAATTTGCGGTGTCAACTTCACACGAAATGCTTACAAGAATTCTACAGGGCACCTACGAAGTTAATCAAATAGAAATGGCTTCAGGACAAAGTGTAACACTGCAACTAGAAACTACAATTCCCTCAGCAGTAACCGAAAACACAAGGTACAACATTTCTTTAACCGCTATAGGCAAAACTAATGCCTCTAAAACGTTTACAGTAGCCGTTTACACGGAAGGAGCCGAAACAGAGGTTTCAGGTACTGTAGTGGACTCGCAGGGTGTTGGAATGGCGGATGTTAGTGTTGAGGCGTATTCTGGGGATGTTCTTGTTGCTGATGCTACAACTTATGGTGATGGCTCGTTTAATCTTGGGTTGACCAGTTCAAACAGTTATTCCTTAAAGTTTTCAAAACCAGGCTATGTTGAATACACCAAAATGGTTTCCGTATCCGCTGCGGATTCACAAATTGTGCTAAGTGAGGTTGTTTTGTCGAAGGTTTTGTGGTTGACTTCTTCGATTTTGGGTACGGCGGCTAATCCTGGTGATACGTTGGTTTTGCCGTTTATGGCAAGTAACGTGGGTTCTGAGATTGAGCCTGTGGGTTTTTCAGCGGTGGTTCCTGCGGGTTGGGCTGCAAAGGTTATGGATAACGGTGGACATCGAATTCTGGAAACGTCGCTTTCGCCAAGTTCGAATGCTAACCTGCAGTTAGAAGTGGAGATTCCGTTGGATGCAAACGGCAGCTACGAGGTGACACTTACCGCATCAGGCGAAGTGGGCACCACATTAACGTTCACGGTCCAAGTTGAACCCGCAGACGATTCTATGCTAAACTGCGCCTACCCCGGAAAATCGTCTAATGCAGGCGATTTTGTTCGGTTTGAGATGGCTTTAACAAACCCCTTTAGCGTTGATATGCGTTTCAAGCTTTCTGTTGACCAGGTTCCTGAGAACTGGACGGCTTTCATGAAATCCACCGACGGCGACTACCTAACAGAGGTGCTTCTTGAAGCTGACCAAACTGTAAACTTGGTATTGGAGGTTAAATCTCCGTCTTCAGCGCTTACTAACCAAACATACGAGCTTTCAGCAAACGCAGAGGCAGTTAACCAAGGCATCACCGACACCATATCGGTAACTGTTACGGTAACAGAGTTAGCAAACGAAATCACTTTGACCGCAAAGCTTCCTGAAGTTGCTGTTGAAGCTGGAAACTCGGTGAGTTACCCGCTTACCGTGTCGAACATGGGAACTACCGACCGCTACTTGCTGCTGTCTGTTGAGCCGCCTGCTAACTGGAAAGCAGTTTTCAGGTTAGGCGATGTTGAAGTAACTAGGCTTTACTTGTATGGCGGAAACTCTTCAGACCTAACAGTTATCGTTACACCGCCTAGTTCCGTTGCACTTGATACGTACACGTTCCCAGTAAAAATCAAGTCTGAAAGCGGAGTAGTCTTAACCGAAGCAAACCTGACAACGACCGTTGTAGGCTCCTACCGCCTTGACATGTCCTTGTCAACGTACATGGCTACGGCAAACAGCGGCGAATCCGCCACGTTCACGGCAACCATCACTAACTCAGGCTACACCACACTCACAGACCTCTCCATGAACATCACGCTTCCCGCAGACGGCTGGTCAGTTAACATTTCCCCCGTTAATGTAGAGATGCTCAAATCCAGAGAATCAGCAACCTTCAACGTGGAAGTAACAACGCCTGAGAACACTGTTGCAGGAGACTACATGGTCAGCGTCAAAGGAGAAAGCAACCAGATGGGTTCAGGCGTCACGCAGGTCAGGTTAACCGTAGCAGCTTCAACATCTTGGGGGCTATACGGGATAGCCATAGCAGCCGTGTTCATCATTTTGCTAATCGCGGTCTTCTGGAAATTCAAGAGGAGATAA